A genomic window from Syntrophales bacterium includes:
- a CDS encoding DEAD/DEAH box helicase — protein sequence MIKKVAEDTVTHGRTTHMKFDLFKPLRPFINLISGKKEQQHTAEKEKTHSVEKKKESSTETKRKAPAEKKKECMKFRELGLPPNILRAIENMGYEEMTPVQEATYPVIMSGRDLCAVAETGSGKTSACAIPLIQKIDTAKNAIQGLIIVPTRELCIQYVDEIGKTAEGSDVVPFAVFGGFSKEIQIAKIKHGAHIIVATPGRLIDLLYDSVISLSNVKCVILDEADELLQEGFLEDIEFIMSCMINKHQTLLFAATMDDDITKLSHDYLKDPQYISLIKKRAAPVSIEHYFTYLHPNRKGAELTKYLEGEGVSQAIIFCNARHKVDKLFRDMRKHYKGIEYIHAGLSQDKRSSIFRQFKTNKLRYLIATDVAGRGLDFTHVSHVVNWDLPGNGTQYTHRTGRSGRMGKRGRAFTLVIKSDLPKLREIIRTKKITPHWIGKNPFQGNDTLQKENPKKRKMHYRPSTVKKGKDSGADKR from the coding sequence ATGATTAAAAAAGTGGCCGAAGATACCGTTACACATGGAAGGACGACGCACATGAAATTTGATCTATTCAAGCCCCTGAGACCTTTTATAAACTTAATTTCAGGAAAGAAAGAGCAACAACACACAGCAGAGAAGGAAAAAACACACTCAGTCGAGAAAAAAAAGGAAAGCTCAACGGAAACAAAAAGGAAAGCTCCGGCAGAGAAAAAGAAGGAATGCATGAAGTTCCGTGAACTTGGACTTCCCCCAAACATCCTCAGAGCAATTGAGAATATGGGGTATGAGGAGATGACCCCTGTTCAGGAGGCTACCTATCCTGTCATCATGTCCGGAAGGGATCTCTGCGCCGTCGCGGAAACGGGATCAGGCAAGACGTCTGCCTGCGCAATCCCGCTTATTCAGAAAATCGATACCGCGAAGAACGCCATACAGGGCCTGATAATTGTCCCGACCCGTGAATTATGCATTCAGTATGTGGATGAGATCGGAAAGACTGCGGAAGGGAGTGATGTGGTCCCATTCGCCGTTTTCGGCGGGTTCAGCAAGGAGATTCAGATCGCCAAGATAAAACACGGGGCACATATTATCGTTGCGACGCCAGGGCGACTCATCGATCTTTTGTATGACTCAGTTATCAGTCTGTCGAACGTGAAATGTGTCATCCTCGATGAAGCGGACGAACTTTTACAGGAAGGGTTTCTCGAGGACATTGAGTTTATCATGTCCTGTATGATCAATAAACATCAGACGCTCCTCTTCGCCGCGACGATGGATGACGACATCACAAAGCTATCTCATGATTATCTGAAGGATCCCCAATACATCTCTCTTATCAAAAAGCGGGCGGCGCCGGTAAGTATCGAGCACTATTTCACCTATCTCCACCCGAATCGTAAGGGAGCGGAACTCACAAAATATCTTGAGGGAGAAGGTGTCAGCCAGGCGATCATCTTCTGTAACGCCCGCCACAAAGTTGACAAGCTATTCCGCGATATGCGGAAGCACTATAAAGGCATTGAGTATATACATGCCGGGCTCAGTCAGGACAAGCGTTCTTCCATATTCAGGCAGTTCAAAACAAATAAGCTACGCTATCTCATTGCCACAGATGTCGCCGGGAGAGGGCTTGATTTTACACATGTATCCCATGTGGTAAACTGGGATTTGCCAGGCAATGGGACACAGTATACTCATCGTACCGGGCGTTCCGGGCGGATGGGGAAAAGGGGCCGGGCCTTTACCCTTGTGATCAAGAGTGACCTTCCAAAGCTTCGTGAAATTATCCGCACGAAGAAGATTACCCCCCACTGGATCGGGAAAAATCCGTTTCAGGGAAACGACACGCTCCAGAAAGAAAACCCTAAAAAGAGAAAAATGCACTATCGGCCCAGCACCGTAAAAAAAGGGAAAGATAGCGGGGCAGACAAGAGGTAA